Genomic window (Phragmites australis chromosome 5, lpPhrAust1.1, whole genome shotgun sequence):
TTTCCTTCCCGTTAATCAAGCATCGGACCCCTTTGCCAGGCAAGGCAGAAAAGTCTGTGACTTCCAGGAGCCACTGAGAAAatatctcttcttttcttttcttaataCTGTCTTTTGATGAGGGAAGTTTGCAAAGGGAATTAAAATAAAATGCATAATCCAAGATAGCTTTTGCAAGTGGATGCTCACTGCTTGCCTAAATTACAGAAAACAAAATAAGATTAGCAGTTTTGCACTTTGCTGCTAAGAAGCATAAAAATCAATGCAAATGCCCAGGTAATTCTTTCTTCTTACCTCTGCCGATGCAACCAATGTGAGGAAGTCCCCAAGATCCATTCCTGAATAAATCTTTGTTGTTGTTACAGTAGTCTTCCCTTGTGTCAGGGTCCCGGTTTTATCAAAGATAACATATTTCACATTCTGGGCTCTCTCCAGTGCATCTCCACCCTTTACAAGTACTCCATGGTTAGCCCCAACTCCAGTTGCTACCATAACAGCAGTAGGTGTTGCCAGACCAAGAGCACATGGACAGGCAATGACAACAACAGAGATGGAGAACATGAGGGAGAAAACAAAGCAATTGCTAGTTTCAGCAGCCCATGAATTTGGATATGCTCCCAACCATCCACATAGAAACCTTAAAAAGTCAATAATGCATGAATTAGAAACTTGAACATTAGCACCCACAGTCCTGATGTCAAAGAGATGCTGATTTACCATGCTAAGAATGTCAGTAAGGACAAGGTGATGACAATTGGAACAAAAATGCTGGCCACCTACAAACATCACAGGTAGTGTCAGCATTGACAAAAAGCAATGGCATTATAGGCATTTATAAAAGAGCAAAAGGTAGTGTCAGTATTGACAAAACGCAATGGCAATTGAAAGGATTTATAGATCCCCAGGACAACCACGATTTAAAAGTAAGAAAGATACTTAGCAGTTATGTATAAAATTTGCTGGAAGTGATGTAATTTCTTCTAGAAGTCACTTAAAATAGAACAAAAGCACGTAAAGCCAAAGTTTTTCAACATGTAGGTCAGTATACATCATTTCAGACGTAGGATTGAGTTACCCAAAACAATGCTTTACAAAATTTGGATTGGAATAGAGACCATTTTCATAAACCTAACAAATTGAGAAGTGTACTCACATAATCAGCGAACTTCTGAATAGGAGCTTTAGACATCTGGGCAGTCTCAACCAGAGATATTATCTGGCTCAAAACTGTCCCTGATCCTACTTTAGTCACTTGTATATGAAGGATACCATGCAAGTTCATTGTGCCTCCAATTACTAAACTGGATACTTCCTTGGAGATAGGTGCAGATTCACCAGTTACCATACTCTCATCAACATGGCTTGTACCCCAAACGACAATACCATCAGCAGGAACCTTTGAACCAGGAATCACTTTTAAGACATCACCAGGTTGTATTAAAGACGCATCAATCTCCTTCTCTCCAGCATATTTTCCTTCTGTATTTAAAGACTATTGTGAGTTGATTTGTGTGACTACAGTGAATATTCTATGTGAAAGGTTAAAGGTTACTATGTGAAAATTAATTGGATATGAGCTTGCTATAGCCTATAACTGCTAATCATTATCACTGTAAGTGGTCGTACAGTTCGGATCAGATACCTTTGTCTTTCAGAAGTAAAAGGGCTGTAGCAGGAGCCAGCTCTACAAGCTTCTTAATAGCATCTGATGTCTTTCCTTTAGCAATCACCTCAAGATACTTCCCAAATAGCACAAATGTTATTATCATTGCGCTTGTCTCAAAATATATTGGAGGATGAAATCCAGTGAATGCCCCGTAAAGAAGCGCACAAACAGAGTAAACATATGATGCAGTAGTGCCAATAACAACTAAAACATCCATATTCATAGAGCCATGCCTCAGGGCCCTATAAGCTGCAATATAGAATCGTTTACCAACACCAAACTGTACCATGCTCACCAGTATCCACTTCAGCAAATCTCCTATATGAAATGGCCCACAGTGCATGAGTAGGAACGAACTAATGGAATGTATGTGAGGGCATACTATGCGCATGATAAATACAGGAATCTGGTGCAAGGAAACCAGTAGAGAGTCAGTGTGCATGTAACAAACAAAAATTCGTTCAAAATGATATTTATATCACTGAAATAAAAATATTGTGAAATCCATAAAACCTCTAGGACAGTGGGATAAAATAAACTTACACTTAGGTATAAGCTAGagcgaagaagatgaagcaTTTTGGAGGCCTCCTGTGCATCATTCGAAGCAGCTCGTGTGTATGGATTCTGTACACGGGCTTTCAGTCTATCGTTGCTTTCCATCCCGATGGTATGCACAATCCGTCTCAAACCAACAACTTCGGGATCAAATACAATTTCAACTTCtgagtttgcaaaatttacacTGAACTGACGCAAGCCTTCCATTTTCTTCAGGATATCATGCAATACATCCACATCTCCCTCGATATGCAACCCAGTAACACTTAATAAGACCTTGTTTTGCTCACTACTTTGCAACAGCGCAGCTTCAAAACCAGCATCCTCAATAGCCTGAACAATTTCATCTTTGCTAATGGCAGAAGGATCATACTCAACTTCCCCCAATGAGGTCGCTAATGCAACAACTGCTCTTTTTACACCCGGCAATTTTATTAAGATCCCCTCAACTGAGTTCACACATGCAGCACAAGTCATTCCACCTATCCTAAATTGGCCTGACATAGTATTCTGGGATTTTGGCTGAGAAACAGTAGAGTCTGGGAGAATTTCTGCTTCGAAGCCAGTATCTTCTATCGCTTCTACGATGTCTTCTTCCTGCATACAATAACCTTTAAACATGAAACAAAATCCTATTGAATCTTGATAGAAAACTCCCTGTTGGAGCCAGCACTGACTTAAAGTAAAAGGAAATTAGTTGCTAGAAAAATGGTTGCAGACAGGCAGCCTACAGAGCAGTTGCACTATTTAAAAAGACTAACATCTATTTTCCTTGGAGATTGTTTGCTGCTGCTTGTTACAATATTCGTTAATCACGCTAAATGCTCCTTGAGAAGTGTTAATTGATATTGTGAAATATCTCGGCATTACTGTTAAGAGCGGTTGTGATCCACACACGGTAATCGATCCCACTGAAATTGCCTCCAAACACAGGAAGCACCAGTACAGCAACATCAGCTAATAAAAACCATGACCTATCTGCACGTCCAACGAATTCAAACCACCAGCTTGAaccgaaaaaaaaaaacaggcgaAAATCAAGCAGCGAGGTCGGAAGCTCCTCTAAACGCAGCGAAGCGAAGCAGGCACGGAACATTTCCCATCCTAACCACCTTAACCCACAGGCCGCAGCATAATTTCCCGCCTCGAGCCCCGCAATTCCGCGCCGCGTCGGCAATACAACGCCAGAAATATACCCAATTCCGGAGCAACAGCGCTAACAAAAAAGTTCCACCGAGAGGGGGCGCGAGGGATCACGGGGCCAGCCCACGGACCTTGGCGAGCGCGGGGTCGAAGACGACGTGGGCGCGGTTCTGGAGCAGCGACACGGCCGCTCTCCGCACCCCCCGGCGGGCGGAGAGCGCGGCCTCGACGGCGCCGGTGCACGCGGAGCACGTCATGCCGGTGACCCGCACCTGCACCAGCTGCATGCCGGCTCCCACCTCGTCCCCCTCCGgccccgctcccgctcccgcccCAGCCTCCTCGTCGTAGGATCCCAGCAGcgccacctcctccatctcgtcgcagcggccgccgccggcgaccgcCGTGAGCTGGAGGTGGGCCATGGCCGTCGGTCAGAGACAGAGAGGAGGGGTGGGAATGCTGGGGAGGGGAACGGGAATGGCGGAGACTGGGAGAGGTGGGAGTGGGACGCGCAATGATGGGAGAAGTCGAGGGCTGATTTTGAATTTTCGCGCAGAGTTCGAGGGGCCTTCCACAAATGTTTCAGGACTGATCTGTTTGGTAGGTGGGCGGCATATGGAGGGGGACGGGAAAAAATCACCCGTTTACTTTGGGGAAGCCGTTCCTATCAGGTAAGATTTATTGGGGGTTGGCTCTCATAACTACCATGCTACGATGACTTCACTTTGATAGGTAGGCGGATTGTGGATTCAAATACTttaaatttatccaaattttgtattatttatctaaacttttatatttttttataaaatacataAATTATGAGAGATCTGATCGACCTTCGTCGTTCATCCACATTGATTAAATGGTCACTGTACAAGGTTAGActtcatttttcttcaaaaaatacACTTAATATCCTATTGCTTACCTTCCATATCTAAATGTCTAAAATTTACTTTGcatacatttttaaaatatatttaatctctaaTTATTTACCTTTAATATCTAGACATATAGTATTTACTAGATTGATTCCATGCTTAGTTTAGAATTGTTCATAAGCAAGATGAAAATTTGAAGATGGATAATAAGGTTACAGTGAAATGGTAAGTATGGTTTTGGGTACTCTTCGAGTGTGTTATGCCGCCAAGTGTATAAGCATAGTATCGACAGCGGATACTTAGGCGTTTATTTGGTTGAAATATTGATTTGTCGTCCTCCTCTAGTTGTGTTTATTATGTTGCATTACAATTACAATTATAAAAAAGCCTGGCACCGATGGCAGAATTTCGGTATGGTATTATTATTACTAGCGGCTCGGATTGGCGTGCTGACCTCTTAGGCCCTTTGGACGgtcctctttttttctccttttttagaGAGACTAGCTTTTTTATCTTGCGTGAGACGGGCCTCCTTTCGCTTCTATCTGCAGGCCTGTCTGGAATTCTTTTGTCTGGGCCGGACTATTGCTCTGCGCCGTTTCGTGCTCTCTTCCTTTCTCGGTCCAGTTGTTAGCACTGAACAATGCAACTTctctcagattttttttttggttgaaatAAACGGCACCGTATACCGATCGCCGCTGTGCCCACTAGCTTTAATGGAAAGAGGCTAGCAGCATCATTGGCCTTCTCACATCTGCTGCCCTCGACACCTGAGTGGAAGCCGTGTCGTATTGAACTCACCACTGACGATCAGGTTCAGCCGCTATAAGTACACAGCCCCAAACCGACTGCTACTGAGCAAGAGCCGCCGCCTTGTGACAACACATAGCAGGCAAGTTGACACCATCGTTGTTGCTCGCGCCGTCTTGTGATGTTGTCCCGCACCGAACTAACCACTATATAACGAAATTGTTCTGATATTAAAAGAGCTGAAAAGATATTGATTAGTAACTCCATCTGTCTTACTCAAGCTAGAAGACTGTAAATGGTTAATTTTGTACTCTCCTCTCTCCCTACTTTTTTTATGTGTACCTTGAAAATTCTTATAGGAgttattaaataaatagacaaaTATAGAAAGCATTGTCTATGGAGTGGCTCAGATATTAATGGAAAGAAACCGGCTTTGGCCACCTGAAAGAAGATCTATAAGCCAAAACAAGAAGGTGGTCTTTGAGTTGTAAATCTAAAAGCTCGCAATGAAGCACTTTTGCTCAAAAATCTTCACAAGTTCTTTAATAAGAAGGACCTGCCTTGTGTCAATCTCATCTGGGATCAACATTACAAGAATGACAATTTAATTGCAGCATCAAAGAAAGGTTTGTTCTGATGGAGAGATATTGTGAAGCTTCTTGATTCTTTTAAAGGCACTGCCTCTCCTCAAATTGGAAATGGTAGCACAATTCTTTTTTGGATGATCTTTGGTCTGGAATAGTTCCACAGCACGAAGCTTTATTCGTTTGCTAAAAATAGCAACATCACTTTATATGAGGCAAGTCAGCTGAGTCATCTTTCAGAAGCATTTTATATTCCTCTatcaactcaagcttatatacAATTTCTAGACCTACAAGAGTGTCTCTCCAGCTCCCCTTTAAGCACCCAtaatgacattatatttgagGAAGTTTTTTCTTATCTGCAAATAAAGCTTATAAATACCTAATTGGGCATACTCCTATTCATCTAATCCTTAAGTGaatttggttttcttgttgcCATATGAAGCATAAGGTTTTTTTCTGACTGCTTCTTAATGATAGGCTAAACACAAGGAACATTCTTCACcgcaaaaatattttcatgctttTGTATAATTGTGATTTATGCATTTGGCAGATTGAAAAGAGCACAAAtcattcttttcttctttgttcctTTGGCAGAAACTGTTGAAACCTTCTTTACCTTAGAGTTAATGCAAACTATATTACTGTTGCAAATCTGAGACGCTTCGAATGAAAGCTTGATTTTCTGTTAGCCATGGAAATCATCATTATAATGTGTTGGAGTATATGGACTACCCACAATGATTGGGTTTTCAATGATgtttctccatcctttcctttagTTTGGTATCGGTTCAAAAAGTTTTTTGCCCTAACTATTCATAAAGCAAAAGCTTCTCAAGTGGACATAATGTATCAATGGCTTGCTTCTTTAGAATAACTTGTATAggtcttttccttttcttcatttttggcTTGTAATTCCTTTTTATacgtttttgttttttataatatataactaGTAGGAGACGATCCTACTATTTCATAAAAAAGTTGTTCCGAGAAAACATCGTGCATGGTACTTGAGCCACTGGAATATCCCCAATGACTTGACCTTCTCTTTCCgctaccactactacagaacatctCATTAGTGTTGGTTTcaaaacctcatcagtgccggttttggaaccggcattgatacggttttccaaaaacaaaaaaaaaagaaaaaatgggcggcggcgggagcggcatccgagccggCTTGGATGCCTCTCCCGACGCCACTCCCGCCGCCACTGCTGCTAAGCATCGCTGCTGCCAGAGAGGAAGCTGAAGAAGATGGGCCCGTGCACCTATGGACCGTGCCGTAGAGCGCGGTGGGACATGGGACGATGAATCCCTTGGCGATGAGCGCATCAAAGCGGTTCTTGCCCTCGTCGGTGGAACAGACGAAGCCCTCGGAGACCCACCAAATGAGCAGGCACTTCTTTGATGATGGCACCCTCTAGGAAGGCGATGAGGCAAAGCATGCATCCACGCAGGTGCTCCTCGTGGCATCCCACGACAAGCCTGACGACCAACGTCGACACCGACGGCTTGAGCCTGCTATCCGCGCCGCAGACCATGTGCTCAGGGAAGGCCTGACTACTTGGAGGTCCCGCCGGTGGCCGAGGATGcgagggtgagagagagagccgagggtgagagagagaggactgaGCGCGTGAGGATTGAGCGGCTGAGGGCGCGGGGGTGAGCGCGTGaggataaggtggagagagagagaggtctgAGCGCTTCACTAAGCCGATCGAATGCGAGAGGGTGAGCCAAAATCTTATTCCAATGAAATTTTAGGTCCGTGCCagtttcagtgccggtttttgtCTGAATAGACTGATGAATGTTTGGTTTTGCTatcaaccgatagtgatactctATCAGTATTGGTTTTAACTGACCGTACTGATGAGACGATACTTATAActaattctgtagtagtgtgctATGCAAGCTATCGATGCTGCTGGAAACTCCGGCCCAGAGCAACAAATCTGCTCGTAGCTTGCAGCGGGGGCACCGCTGCTAAGTGCATTGCCAGGACCAACTCTTTGCTTGTCAGCTTCACAACATTCTTGAAGAAGGCACAGGCACATGAAGATTGGACATGGATAGTAGTCAGTTAAACCTTTCGAAAAACGCCGCTGACTGATCTCAtgaggcacaaaatgagaaAATCCTCGGTCTTGAGGCATGATTAGGAAATCCTTCCGGGGATGTGCGATTCAACTTACGTGAAAATGCTATTCGGAGTTTCAAACTGCAAAATACGTGAAAATGTTATTCAGAGTTTCAAACTGCAAGATACGTGAAAATGTGTACCTTACGCgagctgggggggggggggggggatcactGGCTTGATTACCCTAAACTTAATCCAGTGATCGACGATTGATTGGAttgataagaaaaaaagaagggaagTTGATGCTCTACTATGTACTTGCATGCGGTGCATTATTGCCATGTCACAGCCTCACAGGGGCGCACACCGGCCGCCTGCACCACACAGGGAAACCGCCACCGCCACACATGCAATGCTCTGATGCAGGATCTCTGAAAGCCCCGCCATTCCACTCACTACACCCTCATCATCCCCAAGCCGATTCCTACCTACAATTCGAGCTGAGTGTGTTGGTACACATACACAGAGATCATGTGCATGTCTTGAGCTAGATGGCAATGCATATTCGCAGTGAATTACCTGTTTGTGTCCGGATCCAAGCTTTGCACTGCTCGCAGAGTCCAGCGTACCTGGACGGCGCTCTCTTTCTGAAACAGAGCCCGGAAGGCGCCACCGCCCAGCCGTACGGCGGCGAGGGGCCGGCTCCAGGAAGACGAAATAGCGTAGCAGTCCTCAACATCACGAGGCAGCAAGGCACTCATACAGATGCCATCATGACAATGCTACCACTGTAACTGTTTATAGCAGCATCTTGCTAGCTGTTCTCGTCGATCCGTCTCCTGTCTTGCCTGCTGCTGAAAGCTTTTAAAAGTTTGGTTCACGAATCTGAAAAGGTCGGCACTACCTAAAAAGCTGTGTTACCTGgacaaaaaaaatctagatcggATTCAGACACTCATATCGTATTTTGAGTTATATTCTATGTGTATAAATTTTCTTACCAAGTCAGATTCTGACATCTATATCCATGTACAAGTAATACTGCCTAAAAGTTACTTGATTTGTACTTGATTCTTCCATAGGGTATGAAAAGAAGGATCAAAGATGCAGGAAATGTTTTAGCCTAACAAAAGTTACTTTTACATTGTACAAAAATGAATGCAGAAATATCACTTCAGAGTTCAGATAAAGAACTGCATTTACACTTATGCTGCAGCCTATGCGTAATTAAGCTGATCCAACTATATATACATCGACTCTCTTTGATCTTGGATATGATGTaccatgcatatatgcacaTCAACTTGCAACAAGTTGCTACATGTGTCTAGGTTACATAGATTCCAGTTTGCAGTCACCATTAGCGCCTGACTTCTGGCCTGGGTCTGGCCGGCTACTGGCAGCAGTGCCTGGAGATCGAATCGAAGACCATAGCCAAAGAGCATGCATGCACGAACCATGCAGCTAGCTGCAGCCTGATGGCCGGCCGGTCGGCCGGCCGGCGGCGAAGAGCGGCTGGCATGCAACATCCACCCAGTTACCGCAGCTTTTCTTTCAGGCCGAGAGTTTCAGAGCTTCAGTTAGCTAGGGACACATCATGTCGACACGGACCGGAAGGACGCCATCGATGGATGCGAAAACTCAACAGCTTGCGTTGTGCATGGAGCAAAATCTGTGCAATCGATCCCCATCTTAGGTTAGTACACTCGTTAGTAGTTACTGTTGAAAGACTTCTGAAGAAGAGTTCGAGACCTctgacgaggacgaggacgacatACGAGAAATCATGGATGAGAACATCACCTCGTTCCATCCAACAGGAATCAGGCAAAGCTTGCTGAACATGCAGTTATGCAGCTTTTAGTTCGTGCATGTGAATGTATGCGATGCCTTTTACTAGTTTTAGTGCGCTGATCAGACCATCTGATCGCATGCCGCTGTGGTTCAGCTGTTCTTGTTACTTGGCCGTGGGCCCCACTGATATTGTGTCACATCCTTAGAAAATTAGGTCCCCTTGGATGCGAGAAACGTTTCGATTTCCGACCAAAATCAGTGGAATTATTGCCAAACAGTGCTTTCAACAagtgatttgaatttaaaatggAGGACGTTTCTCTTTTTTACGTTGAGACAAACAGATAAAATGTGATTTCTCTTATTTATGATTCACTTCCTTCTCAATTACGACTATCAACCTCACTTGAGAATCAGAATCTATACTGTTAGCTAAATGATTATACAAAATAATTCTAATTCACCAGAAAAAAACTATAGTCGAAATGTTTCAAAAAATTCCAAAACCCTATTAAAGGTCAGGCCCGGCCCTGATATTTCGGTGGCTCAGGACGAGATTAAAAATATGAccctattattaaatataaatcgtccAGATCTAATTTTTCAATTTGCTTTTAGATCAATATAcacaatatacatatacatatagagCATTTAGATTTTGAGGACCCGAGACGTTCGCACTgctcgacc
Coding sequences:
- the LOC133918445 gene encoding cation-transporting ATPase HMA5-like, whose translation is MAHLQLTAVAGGGRCDEMEEVALLGSYDEEAGAGAGAGPEGDEVGAGMQLVQVRVTGMTCSACTGAVEAALSARRGVRRAAVSLLQNRAHVVFDPALAKEEDIVEAIEDTGFEAEILPDSTVSQPKSQNTMSGQFRIGGMTCAACVNSVEGILIKLPGVKRAVVALATSLGEVEYDPSAISKDEIVQAIEDAGFEAALLQSSEQNKVLLSVTGLHIEGDVDVLHDILKKMEGLRQFSVNFANSEVEIVFDPEVVGLRRIVHTIGMESNDRLKARVQNPYTRAASNDAQEASKMLHLLRSSLYLSIPVFIMRIVCPHIHSISSFLLMHCGPFHIGDLLKWILVSMVQFGVGKRFYIAAYRALRHGSMNMDVLVVIGTTASYVYSVCALLYGAFTGFHPPIYFETSAMIITFVLFGKYLEVIAKGKTSDAIKKLVELAPATALLLLKDKEGKYAGEKEIDASLIQPGDVLKVIPGSKVPADGIVVWGTSHVDESMVTGESAPISKEVSSLVIGGTMNLHGILHIQVTKVGSGTVLSQIISLVETAQMSKAPIQKFADYVASIFVPIVITLSLLTFLAWFLCGWLGAYPNSWAAETSNCFVFSLMFSISVVVIACPCALGLATPTAVMVATGVGANHGVLVKGGDALERAQNVKYVIFDKTGTLTQGKTTVTTTKIYSGMDLGDFLTLVASAEASSEHPLAKAILDYAFYFNSLCKLPSSKDSIKKRKEEIFSQWLLEVTDFSALPGKGVRCLINGKEILVGNRTLITENGVNIPEEAESFLIDLELNAKTGILVAYDSHFIGLIGTTDPLKREAAVVVEGLKKMGVYPVMVTGDNWRTAQAVAKEVGIEDVRAEVMPAGKVDVIRSLQKDGSVVAMVGDGINDSPALAAADVGMAIGAGTDIAVEAADYVLIRNNLEDVITAIDLSRKTFNRIRWNYFFAMAYNVVAIPVAAGALFPFTGLQMPPWLAGACMAFSSVSVVCSSLLLRRYRKPRLTTVLQITVE